A genomic segment from Lutzomyia longipalpis isolate SR_M1_2022 chromosome 3, ASM2433408v1 encodes:
- the LOC129792299 gene encoding ruvB-like helicase 2 produces MAEGDKLEVREITRIERIGAHSHIRGLGLDDVLEARNISQGMVGQKDARKAAGIIVQMVREGKIAGRCVLIAGEPSTGKTAIAVGMAQALGLETPFTSMSGSEIYSLEMSKTEALSQALRKSIGVRIKEETEIIEGEVVEIQIDRPTTGTGQKVGKVTLKTTEMETNYDLGNKIIECFMNAKIQAGDIITIDKASGKVNKLGRSFTRARDYDATGVQTRFVQCPEGELQKRKEVVHTVTLHEIDVINSRTHGFLALFSGDTGEIKQEVRDQINNKVAEWREEGKAEINPGVLFIDEAHMLDVECFSYLNRALESDMAPVVIMATNRGITRIRGTDYKSPHGIPIDLLDRMIIIRTIPYTEKEFKEILKIRCEEEDCQMSSDGLTVLTRIATETSLRYAIQLITTANLLARRRRATEVTIEDVKKVYTLFLDESRSSRILKEYQDEYLFNEGGSIGGSNTKVTPMEVGDN; encoded by the coding sequence ATGGCTGAAGGAGATAAATTGGAGGTGCGTGAGATTACAAGGATTGAGCGGATTGGTGCACATTCCCATATTCGTGGCCTTGGGCTCGATGATGTGCTCGAAGCGAGGAATATTTCACAAGGAATGGTGGGTCAGAAGGATGCCCGGAAAGCAGCTGGAATAATTGTTCAAATGGTGCGCGAAGGAAAGATTGCTGGGCGATGTGTTCTCATTGCTGGTGAACCGAGTACGGGAAAGACTGCTATTGCCGTTGGAATGGCTCAAGCTCTGGGATTGGAAACACCATTCACCTCAATGTCCGGCTCTGAGATCTACAGCTTGGAGATGAGCAAGACAGAGGCCCTCTCGCAGGCACTGCGAAAGAGTATTGGGGTGAGGATTAAGGAGGAGACGGAGATAATTGAGGGAGAAGTTGTGGAGATTCAAATTGATCGCCCCACCACGGGAACGGGTCAAAAGGTCGGCAAGGTGACGCTGAAGACAACGGAAATGGAGACAAATTACGATTTGGGCAATAAGATTATTGAGTGCTTCatgaatgcaaaaattcaGGCTGGTGACATCATTACCATCGACAAGGCGTCCGGAAAGGTGAATAAGTTGGGACGGAGCTTCACGAGGGCTCGTGATTATGATGCCACGGGTGTTCAGACACGCTTCGTGCAGTGCCCGGAAGGGGAGCTGCAGAAGAGGAAGGAAGTCGTGCACACAGTCACCCTCCATGAGATTGATGTGATCAACAGTCGCACCCATGGGTTCCTTGCACTCTTCTCCGGTGACACGGGGGAGATAAAGCAGGAGGTGAGGGATCAGATAAACAACAAAGTGGCAGAATGGCGCGAAGAGGGCAAGGCAGAAATCAATCCGGGTGTTCTCTTCATCGATGAGGCTCACATGCTTGATGTGGAGTGCTTCTCCTACCTCAATCGTGCCCTCGAGAGTGACATGGCTCCCGTGGTGATTATGGCCACAAATCGAGGTATCACACGCATCCGTGGCACGGACTACAAGAGCCCCCATGGCATCCCAATCGACCTCCTCGATCGCATGATCATCATCCGCACAATTCCGTACACAGAGAAGGAATTCAAGGAAATCCTCAAGATTCGCTGCGAGGAAGAAGATTGCCAAATGAGCTCCGATGGATTGACGGTTCTCACGCGGATTGCCACCGAGACGAGCCTCCGGTATGCCATTCAGCTCATCACGACGGCAAATCTCCTCGCGAGACGCCGCCGTGCCACTGAAGTGACCATTGAGGACGTGAAGAAGGTCTACACACTCTTCCTCGATGAGAGTCGATCCAGTCGCATTCTCAAGGAGTACCAGGATGAGTATCTCTTCAATGAAGGAGGATCTATCGGTGGGAGTAATACAAAAGTAACACCCATGGAGGTTGGCGACAACTAA